GCATGTTTTTTTGTTAAAGTTCCAGCAATAATTAATACATCAGATTGTCTAGGACTTGCTCTGAAAATTGTTCCAAACCTATCAAAATCATATCTTGAACCACCTGTTGCCATCATCTCAATAGCACAACAAGCAAGTCCATAAGTCATTGGCCAAAGAGAGTTACTTCTTCCAAAATTTACTATTTTATCAATAGTTGTAAGTTTTATAGCAGCTCCATTGTCTTGAAAGTAGTTTATCTTATGCTGTGCCATTGTAAAGCTCCTTTTTTCCAAGCATATAAAAAGCCAATTGCTAAAATTAGTAAAAACATAAGCATTTCAATAAAGCCAAACCAACCAAGTGTTTTAAAGTTTATAGCCCAAGGGAACATAAAAATAATCTCAACATCAAAAAGTATAAATAAAAGTGCCACTAAATAAAATTGAGTTGATATCTTATTTGGTTGTTTAGTAACTTCTACTCCACACTCATAAATCGTTGTTTTTAGTTTTTCTGTATTTAATCTAGCTATTTTTCTACTTATAAATCTTGAAAGAAATAAAGCTGTTCCAAAAATAGTAAAGCTTAAAATAAACATCATAAAAGCACCAAAATATGGATGTGCAAAATCTATATGTGTCATAATTTACCTTTTAAAAAAATCCAACTTTATTTTCACTATCAAATTGACCTTTTTTCTCTTTGCTTATTTGCTCTTCGAAATCACTTAATTTAAAAATAGCATCATCTAAAACAGCAAGTTTATAAGCAGTATTTTTTATAACAAGTTCTATTTGACCACCTGTTAGCTCATATTTAGCTATTTTTTCTATATCAAAATCAGTTTCTAGTGGAAGATTTGCTGGAAGTAGTTTTTTCCATAGAGCAACTCTTTGTTCAAAATTTGGTTTTAAAAACTCAATTTTATAGTTAAATCTTCTTGAAAATGCCTTATCAAGATTTTCAAGTAAGTTTGTTGTAGCTATTAAAATTCCATCAAATTTTTCAATCTGTTCTAAAAATATATTTTGCATTTGATTATGCATTTTATCTGCACTACTTCCCGTTCCACTGCTTCTTGAACTTAAAAACTGGTCAGCTTCATTTAAAAGTAAAACAGGTTCACTTTTTGTTTGCTCTTTTATCTCATTGTATTTATCAAAAATATTTCGTACATTTTTTTCACTTTCACCTATATACATAGATAAAATTTTTGAACAATCAAAACTCAAAACATCTTTTTTTAAGGATTTTGCTAAAGCTAATGCAGTTAGGGTTTTCCCTGTTCCAGCAACTCCATAAAAAATTATTTTTGCATCAATACCTCTTTTTTTATCTTTTATTCCCCAAGCTTTAAGTCTATTTATCACATTTTTATCAACTTGCTTTAAAAGTGAATCTAAAGTCTCTTTTGTTTTTGGTGCTAAAACAACATCATCTAAAGTTTTTGTTGTGCTAGTTAGTTCAAAAATCTCTTGCTCT
The Aliarcobacter faecis genome window above contains:
- a CDS encoding NuoB/complex I 20 kDa subunit family protein, with product MAQHKINYFQDNGAAIKLTTIDKIVNFGRSNSLWPMTYGLACCAIEMMATGGSRYDFDRFGTIFRASPRQSDVLIIAGTLTKKHAEFLRRLYDQMPDPKWVISMGSCANTGGMFNTYATVQGADRIIPVDIYLPGCAPRPETLQYALMMLQQKIKKESIFRNIKNKRLI
- a CDS encoding NAD(P)H-quinone oxidoreductase subunit 3; protein product: MTHIDFAHPYFGAFMMFILSFTIFGTALFLSRFISRKIARLNTEKLKTTIYECGVEVTKQPNKISTQFYLVALLFILFDVEIIFMFPWAINFKTLGWFGFIEMLMFLLILAIGFLYAWKKGALQWHSIR